The following are encoded together in the Actinoplanes sp. N902-109 genome:
- a CDS encoding YggT family protein — MDFVLLLFQLLLVLRAILDWSVALAGTSMPGSFRSRLTRGVWAVTEPVLAPVRRVIPPLRAGGVGIDLSFIVVFLAVVVIRWFI; from the coding sequence GTGGACTTCGTGTTACTGCTGTTCCAGCTGTTGCTGGTGCTGCGCGCGATCCTCGACTGGAGCGTCGCGCTGGCCGGCACCAGCATGCCCGGGTCGTTCCGCTCCCGGCTGACCCGCGGCGTGTGGGCGGTCACGGAGCCGGTGCTCGCCCCGGTACGCCGCGTGATCCCGCCCCTGCGCGCCGGTGGCGTCGGCATCGACCTCTCCTTCATCGTCGTCTTCCTGGCTGTCGTCGTCATCCGCTGGTTCATCTGA
- a CDS encoding molybdopterin-binding protein, whose translation MTTYRIGEAADLLGVSVDTVRRWADAGRLASARDEHGHRSIAGADLAAFARSLADEPDAGARRSSARNRLRGIVTAIARDSVMAQVDIQAGPFRVVSLMSREAVDELGLEVGSVAVAVIKSTTVVVERGDDT comes from the coding sequence GTGACGACCTACCGCATCGGTGAGGCAGCCGACCTGCTCGGCGTCAGCGTGGACACCGTGCGCCGCTGGGCCGACGCCGGGCGGCTGGCCTCGGCACGCGACGAGCACGGGCACCGCAGCATCGCCGGCGCCGACCTGGCCGCGTTCGCGCGGTCGCTGGCCGACGAGCCGGACGCCGGGGCCCGCCGCTCGTCGGCGCGCAACCGGCTGCGCGGCATCGTCACCGCCATCGCCCGGGACTCGGTGATGGCGCAGGTGGACATCCAGGCCGGGCCGTTCCGGGTGGTGTCGCTGATGAGCCGCGAGGCGGTCGACGAGCTCGGCCTGGAGGTCGGCTCGGTGGCGGTGGCCGTGATCAAGAGCACGACGGTGGTCGTGGAGCGAGGGGACGACACATGA
- a CDS encoding SAM-dependent methyltransferase encodes MSGGSSEASRFDTSVAHPARRYNYWLGGKDNFAADRASGDAIEAAMPGIRLMAVENRMFLGRAVEYLAGQGIRQFLDIGTGIPAPGNTHDVAQAIQPTTRTVYVDNDPIVLTHARALITSGPEGAIAYIDADLRDPDAILQHPDLATTLDFTEPIALLLVAVLHFIRDDEDPQGIIDKLVGALPSGSYVVASHSTWEYQSSDAIAELTANNKDGRFVPRTGKRLAELLDGLEFVEPGLVSVSRWRADKEPRPRPSIEAVSCNGVVARVP; translated from the coding sequence ATGAGCGGCGGCAGCTCCGAAGCGAGCCGGTTCGACACGTCGGTGGCCCATCCGGCCCGGCGCTACAACTACTGGCTGGGCGGCAAGGACAACTTCGCCGCCGACCGCGCGTCCGGTGACGCCATCGAGGCGGCCATGCCCGGCATCCGCCTGATGGCGGTGGAGAACCGGATGTTCCTCGGCCGCGCCGTGGAATACCTGGCCGGGCAGGGCATCCGGCAGTTCCTCGACATCGGCACCGGCATCCCGGCCCCGGGCAACACCCATGACGTCGCCCAGGCCATCCAGCCGACCACCCGCACGGTCTATGTGGACAACGACCCGATCGTGCTGACCCATGCCCGGGCGCTGATCACCAGCGGGCCGGAGGGTGCGATCGCCTACATCGACGCCGACCTGCGCGACCCCGACGCCATCCTGCAGCACCCCGACCTGGCGACCACCCTCGACTTCACCGAGCCGATCGCCCTGCTGCTGGTGGCGGTGCTGCACTTCATCCGCGACGACGAGGACCCGCAGGGCATCATCGACAAGCTGGTCGGGGCGTTGCCGTCCGGCAGCTACGTCGTGGCCTCGCACTCCACCTGGGAATACCAGTCGTCCGACGCCATCGCGGAGCTCACGGCCAACAACAAGGACGGCCGCTTCGTGCCCCGCACCGGCAAGCGGCTCGCCGAGTTGCTCGACGGGCTGGAGTTCGTCGAGCCGGGCCTGGTGTCGGTGTCCCGCTGGCGCGCCGACAAGGAACCCCGGCCCCGCCCCAGCATCGAGGCCGTCTCCTGCAACGGCGTGGTGGCCAGGGTTCCCTGA
- a CDS encoding phosphotransferase family protein encodes MRSPTQRALDHGTLDSWLTPVFGTSVVNARELSGGSFAAVWLAELADGRSVVVKAGPLEGVPLLRYEHGLIEAEAAYYRLVRDVAPVPEVLHVADDWLAVTHLPGRPLTGIDDSAEIRVQLGATVARIHELSGPVFGYVEGGRAHGPDWPTAFTAMMAELLADARDWAVPLPAGIAATVERHRPVLALATRPALLHFDLWDGNVLAADGRLSGLVDGERYLYGDPLLDLVSPALFHRIEEEPDHPFLRGYTAATGLTLDDAARTRLALYRLHLYTLMVTECPSRGQAVGGERYAFLTQLLDGELQMLG; translated from the coding sequence ATGCGTAGTCCTACCCAACGTGCCCTGGACCACGGGACCCTCGACTCGTGGCTCACGCCCGTCTTCGGCACATCCGTGGTGAATGCGAGGGAATTGAGCGGTGGCAGCTTCGCCGCGGTGTGGCTGGCCGAGCTCGCCGACGGGCGCTCGGTCGTGGTCAAGGCCGGACCCCTCGAAGGCGTGCCGCTGCTGCGCTACGAGCACGGCCTGATCGAGGCCGAGGCGGCCTACTACCGCCTGGTGCGGGACGTGGCACCCGTACCGGAGGTGCTGCATGTCGCCGACGACTGGCTGGCAGTGACCCACCTGCCGGGTCGCCCGCTGACCGGGATCGACGACTCCGCGGAGATCCGGGTGCAGCTGGGCGCCACGGTCGCCAGGATTCACGAGTTGAGCGGGCCGGTGTTCGGCTATGTCGAGGGCGGCCGGGCGCACGGGCCGGACTGGCCGACGGCGTTCACCGCGATGATGGCCGAGCTGCTCGCGGACGCGCGGGACTGGGCGGTGCCGCTGCCCGCCGGGATCGCCGCCACGGTCGAGCGACACCGGCCGGTTCTGGCCCTCGCCACCCGCCCGGCCCTGCTGCACTTCGACCTGTGGGACGGCAACGTGCTGGCGGCGGACGGCAGGCTGAGCGGGCTGGTCGACGGCGAGCGCTACCTGTACGGCGACCCGCTGCTGGACCTGGTCTCCCCCGCCCTGTTCCACCGCATCGAGGAAGAGCCGGACCATCCCTTCCTGCGCGGCTACACCGCAGCGACCGGGCTGACGCTCGACGACGCGGCCCGCACCCGGCTGGCGTTGTACCGGCTGCACCTCTACACGCTGATGGTCACCGAGTGCCCGAGCCGGGGTCAGGCGGTGGGCGGCGAGCGGTACGCATTTCTGACCCAGTTGCTGGACGGTGAGCTGCAGATGCTGGGATGA
- a CDS encoding ABC transporter ATP-binding protein translates to MSLLSAHGVTLAFGTTPALRGADLTVGAGEILAIMGPSGSGKSTLLHCLAGILVPDEGEIHFDGRRIDTLGEDGRSVLRRKDFGFVFQFGQLVPELTAEENVALPLLLNGIRRAQAVREARAWFPRLGLAGLGHRRSGELSGGQAQRVALARGLVARPRVLFADEPTGALDSLTGEQVMELMVDMARAEGTTVVLVTHEPRVAAYADREVTVRDGKAHDLAATPAAAS, encoded by the coding sequence ATGAGCCTGCTCAGCGCGCACGGCGTCACCCTCGCCTTCGGCACCACCCCGGCGCTGCGCGGGGCCGACCTGACGGTCGGGGCGGGCGAGATCCTGGCGATCATGGGGCCGAGTGGCTCCGGCAAGTCGACCCTGCTGCACTGTCTGGCCGGCATCCTGGTGCCGGACGAGGGCGAGATCCACTTCGACGGGCGGCGGATCGACACGCTCGGCGAGGACGGGCGCAGCGTGCTGCGGCGCAAGGACTTCGGCTTCGTGTTCCAGTTCGGACAACTCGTGCCGGAACTGACCGCCGAGGAGAACGTCGCCCTGCCGCTGCTGCTCAACGGGATCCGCCGGGCCCAGGCGGTGCGGGAGGCGCGGGCCTGGTTCCCGCGGCTGGGGCTGGCCGGGCTCGGGCACCGCCGCTCCGGCGAGCTCTCCGGCGGCCAGGCCCAGCGCGTCGCGCTCGCCCGCGGGCTGGTCGCCCGGCCCCGGGTGCTGTTCGCCGACGAGCCGACCGGTGCGCTCGACTCGCTCACCGGCGAGCAGGTCATGGAGCTCATGGTGGACATGGCCCGGGCGGAGGGGACCACGGTCGTCCTGGTCACCCACGAGCCCCGGGTGGCCGCGTACGCCGACCGGGAAGTGACCGTCCGCGACGGCAAGGCGCACGACCTCGCCGCGACGCCGGCGGCCGCATCATGA
- a CDS encoding DUF1684 domain-containing protein, translating to MQALELADYRAAVARIYLTATSLDDFRAQRDKLFAGHPQSAIPRTATFAGLRYYPPTDAFVAEVDLREAPGEIDIDTGGEDGVCHYTRAGILETPWGELSLWWLHGYGGGLFLPVRDATSGKTTYGGGRYLTDTIKGTHGRGVEVLGNGRVRLDFNYLYNPSCAYDDAWLCPLAPPENTLREPIEAGELTYHSASSQQPDA from the coding sequence GTGCAAGCACTCGAACTCGCCGACTACCGCGCCGCGGTGGCCCGCATCTATCTGACCGCCACCAGCCTCGACGACTTCCGCGCACAACGGGACAAGCTGTTCGCCGGCCACCCGCAATCGGCGATCCCGCGCACCGCGACCTTCGCGGGCCTGCGTTACTACCCGCCCACCGACGCCTTCGTCGCCGAGGTGGACCTGCGCGAGGCGCCCGGCGAGATCGACATCGACACCGGCGGCGAGGACGGCGTGTGCCACTACACCCGCGCCGGCATCCTGGAGACGCCGTGGGGCGAGCTGTCGCTGTGGTGGCTGCACGGCTACGGCGGCGGGCTGTTCCTGCCGGTCCGCGACGCCACCAGCGGCAAGACGACATACGGCGGCGGGCGCTACCTGACCGACACGATCAAGGGCACGCACGGGCGCGGCGTCGAGGTGCTCGGCAACGGGCGGGTGCGGCTGGACTTCAACTACCTCTACAACCCCTCGTGCGCGTACGACGACGCGTGGCTCTGCCCGTTGGCGCCGCCGGAGAACACGCTGCGTGAGCCGATCGAGGCCGGCGAACTCACCTACCACTCAGCGAGTTCACAACAACCCGACGCATAG
- a CDS encoding ABC transporter permease, producing MPLALAIPALAGLAFLVLPLAGLLIRAPWSTLPERLTAPGVLAALRLSLLTATLATGVCLLLGVPLAWVLARADFLGRRLVRALVTVPLVLPPVVGGVALLLVFGRRGLVGGWLDSAFGFTLPFTTAGVVVAEAFVAMPFLVISVEGALRGADARYEEAAATLGAGRWTAFRRVTLPLIAPGVAAGAVLCWARALGEFGATITFAGNFPGRTQTMPLAVYLALEQDLDAAIVLSLVLLVVSVAILAALRDKWVGVS from the coding sequence ATGCCGCTCGCCCTGGCGATCCCCGCGCTCGCCGGGCTGGCCTTCCTGGTGCTGCCGCTGGCCGGGCTGCTGATCCGGGCGCCGTGGTCGACGCTGCCCGAGCGGCTGACCGCACCCGGGGTGCTGGCGGCGCTGCGGCTGTCGCTGCTGACCGCGACCCTGGCCACGGGCGTGTGCCTGCTGCTGGGGGTGCCGCTGGCCTGGGTGCTGGCCCGCGCCGACTTCCTCGGCCGCCGGCTGGTCCGGGCGCTGGTCACCGTGCCGCTGGTGCTGCCGCCGGTGGTCGGCGGCGTGGCGCTGCTGCTGGTGTTCGGCCGGCGCGGGCTGGTCGGCGGGTGGCTCGACAGCGCGTTCGGGTTCACCCTGCCGTTCACCACCGCCGGGGTGGTGGTCGCCGAGGCGTTCGTGGCGATGCCGTTCCTGGTGATCAGCGTCGAGGGGGCGCTGCGCGGTGCCGACGCGCGCTACGAGGAAGCCGCGGCGACGCTGGGCGCCGGCCGGTGGACGGCGTTCCGGCGGGTGACGCTGCCGCTGATCGCGCCGGGCGTCGCGGCCGGTGCGGTGCTGTGCTGGGCGCGGGCGCTGGGCGAGTTCGGGGCGACGATCACCTTCGCGGGCAACTTCCCGGGCCGCACCCAGACCATGCCGCTGGCTGTCTATCTCGCGCTGGAACAGGACCTCGACGCGGCGATCGTGCTGAGCCTGGTGCTGCTGGTGGTCTCGGTCGCGATCCTGGCCGCGCTGCGCGACAAGTGGGTCGGGGTCTCGTGA
- a CDS encoding siderophore-interacting protein produces the protein MTAVSVRPVLRPYQPFPLRVLRTERLSTSFLRVTLAGESLVDFSCHGFDQRINLLFLPVGADPVEWAARGRDCGAPLRVYTVRAFRPLDLEIDIDFVLHGDAAPASRWAAAATAGAPVVMIGATHGHPVSDVAWKPPARADRLLLAADGAALPAAASILAGLDRPARAVIEVPAPDDRLPLPGGHDITWLVRSRGERLGPAVRELLDATAPAGVAGPAEPVDDVWEVPEQATGSFYAWLAGESGVVCALRRHLVGERGIDRRSVAFMGYWKSLR, from the coding sequence ATGACCGCTGTGTCCGTGCGCCCGGTGCTCCGGCCGTACCAGCCGTTCCCGCTGCGCGTGCTCCGCACCGAGCGGCTGAGCACGAGCTTCCTGCGGGTGACCCTGGCCGGTGAGTCCCTGGTCGACTTCTCCTGCCACGGCTTCGACCAGCGCATCAACCTGCTGTTCCTGCCGGTCGGCGCGGACCCGGTGGAGTGGGCCGCCCGGGGTCGCGACTGCGGTGCCCCGCTGCGCGTCTACACCGTGCGGGCGTTCCGGCCGCTCGACCTCGAGATCGACATCGACTTCGTGCTGCACGGGGACGCCGCCCCGGCCTCCCGCTGGGCCGCGGCGGCGACGGCCGGCGCCCCGGTCGTCATGATCGGAGCGACCCACGGCCACCCGGTCAGCGACGTGGCCTGGAAACCGCCGGCCCGCGCCGACCGGCTACTGCTTGCGGCCGACGGCGCCGCGCTGCCCGCCGCGGCCTCGATCCTGGCCGGCCTGGACCGCCCGGCCCGGGCCGTCATCGAGGTGCCCGCACCCGACGACCGCCTTCCCCTTCCTGGTGGCCACGACATCACCTGGCTGGTGCGCAGCCGCGGCGAGCGCCTCGGGCCGGCGGTCCGCGAGCTGCTCGACGCCACCGCCCCGGCCGGCGTGGCCGGGCCGGCCGAGCCGGTCGACGACGTGTGGGAGGTGCCGGAGCAGGCCACCGGCAGCTTCTATGCCTGGCTGGCGGGGGAGTCGGGGGTGGTCTGCGCACTGCGCCGGCACCTCGTCGGCGAGCGCGGCATCGACCGGCGGTCGGTCGCCTTCATGGGCTACTGGAAAAGCCTCAGATAG
- a CDS encoding ABC transporter ATP-binding protein, with product MSLDAHLVVRRPAFTLDATLQARAGEVVALLGPNGAGKTTALRALAGLVDLDDGHITLHGHRLEKVAPEHRHIGVVFQDYLLFPHLTALDNVAFGPRCRGVTRAQARVRATELLTRVGLAEHVRKKPRHLSGGQAQRVALARALATDPQLLLLDEPLAALDARTRLDTRAHLRTHLSAHSGPAVLVTHDPLDAMMLADRLVILEEGRVVQTGDAAAITSQPRTDYVARLVGLNLYRGTRTGGEVRVPGGFVLAVPGAGTGEAFVAFPPSAVALFTERPDGSPRNTWRATVTAVARHGDALRVELAGPIAVAADITPAAAVQLGLAPGSEVWAAVKATETRAYPAGKG from the coding sequence GTGAGCCTCGACGCGCACCTGGTGGTGCGGCGCCCGGCGTTCACCCTGGACGCCACCCTGCAGGCCCGTGCGGGCGAGGTGGTGGCGCTGCTGGGCCCGAACGGCGCCGGCAAGACCACCGCGTTGCGGGCGCTGGCCGGGCTGGTCGACCTCGACGACGGCCACATCACCCTGCACGGCCACCGCCTCGAGAAGGTTGCCCCGGAGCACCGGCACATCGGTGTGGTGTTCCAGGACTACCTGCTCTTCCCACACCTGACCGCGCTGGACAACGTCGCGTTCGGCCCGCGCTGCCGCGGGGTGACCCGGGCGCAGGCGCGGGTCCGGGCCACCGAGCTGCTCACCCGGGTCGGTCTTGCCGAGCACGTCCGCAAGAAGCCCCGCCACCTCTCCGGCGGACAGGCGCAACGGGTGGCGCTGGCCCGGGCGCTCGCCACCGACCCGCAGTTGCTGCTGCTCGACGAGCCCCTGGCGGCCCTGGACGCGCGCACCCGGCTCGACACGCGGGCCCATCTGCGCACCCACCTGAGCGCACACAGCGGCCCGGCCGTCCTGGTGACCCACGACCCCCTGGACGCGATGATGCTGGCCGACCGGCTGGTGATCCTGGAGGAGGGCCGGGTCGTGCAGACCGGCGACGCGGCGGCGATCACCTCGCAGCCGCGCACCGACTACGTGGCCCGGCTGGTCGGGCTGAACCTGTACCGCGGCACCCGCACCGGCGGCGAGGTCCGGGTCCCCGGCGGCTTCGTCCTCGCCGTGCCGGGCGCGGGCACGGGCGAGGCGTTCGTGGCCTTCCCGCCGTCCGCGGTCGCCCTGTTCACCGAGCGGCCGGACGGCAGCCCCCGCAACACGTGGCGCGCGACGGTCACCGCGGTGGCCCGGCACGGCGACGCTCTGCGCGTCGAACTGGCCGGGCCGATCGCGGTGGCCGCCGACATCACCCCCGCCGCCGCGGTCCAGCTCGGGCTGGCACCGGGCAGCGAGGTGTGGGCCGCCGTCAAGGCCACCGAGACGCGGGCCTACCCGGCCGGAAAGGGGTAA
- a CDS encoding FtsX-like permease family protein encodes MIRLGLRLTVAGGREAAIRLVLIAAAVALGVAMLLAAVGGMSGVVKQSDRYGWANAALDPAGPGDGDPLWWQLRIDTYDRTSLGRVDLAATGPGSPVPPGLSRLPAPGEYFASPRLQHLLATEPAGQLRDRFPGHLAGTVGKAALPAPDSLVAVVGYTPEELSRRTGATRVSRIPQQAPAHCPGGCWAGIPASGLQLILAVVAAALIFPLLILVGSATRLAAARREQRFAAMRLVGATPRQVAVVSAVESTASSVAGTAAGVALFYALRGWLAGIPLTGAPLFPSDLSPGVWGLLGVVAGVPLGSALAARFALRRVRMSPLGVSRRVTPGSPRAYRLIPLGFGVAELAYFVGRRPATTDGQVLAFLPGILMVMAGLVLAGPWLTMVASRLLAGRARRPAALIAARRLADNPAAGFRAVSGLVLALFVTSVAVGIMGTLAADADGSDPGSTRLMELNFRGDGPVGAVLPAGLTAMAGVRGAAVVRMPPAAEQPSSDGAWVPTAVASCADIARIPGATPCRPGARTAWVSPDLIATADHPWTARYVTGWPAATIDEDRLTGLPAESLVVVTDGTDAAVESARTAVVNAFPTRWGAITEAEWQADTVRVFKGWKRLANVVVLASLTLAGLSLAVSVAGGLAERRRPFSVLRLTGVPLGTLRRVVALESATPLLTAALVAVGAGLLCAHLFLRAQMDRSLHSPGGTFYLVVLLGVLASLAVIASTMPLLRRITGPEAARND; translated from the coding sequence ATGATCCGGCTCGGGCTGCGGCTCACCGTCGCCGGTGGCCGCGAGGCGGCGATCCGGCTGGTCCTCATCGCGGCGGCGGTCGCGCTCGGCGTCGCCATGCTGCTGGCCGCGGTCGGCGGGATGTCCGGGGTGGTCAAGCAGAGCGACCGCTACGGCTGGGCCAACGCGGCCCTCGACCCCGCCGGACCGGGTGACGGCGATCCGCTCTGGTGGCAACTGCGCATCGACACGTATGACCGCACCTCCCTCGGCCGGGTCGACCTGGCCGCCACCGGGCCCGGCTCGCCCGTGCCGCCGGGGCTGAGCCGGTTACCCGCGCCGGGGGAGTATTTCGCGTCCCCACGGCTGCAACACCTGCTCGCCACCGAACCCGCCGGCCAGTTGCGCGACCGTTTCCCCGGGCACCTCGCCGGCACCGTCGGCAAGGCCGCGCTGCCCGCCCCGGACTCCCTGGTCGCCGTCGTCGGTTACACCCCCGAGGAGCTTTCCCGCCGTACGGGCGCAACTCGGGTCTCCCGGATCCCGCAGCAGGCGCCGGCGCACTGCCCGGGCGGGTGCTGGGCCGGCATCCCCGCATCCGGCCTCCAGCTGATCCTGGCGGTGGTGGCCGCCGCCCTGATCTTCCCGCTGCTCATCCTCGTCGGCTCGGCGACCCGGCTGGCCGCCGCCCGGCGTGAGCAACGCTTCGCGGCCATGCGGCTGGTCGGCGCGACCCCGCGGCAGGTGGCCGTCGTGTCGGCGGTGGAGTCGACGGCGTCGTCGGTGGCGGGCACGGCGGCCGGGGTCGCGCTGTTCTACGCCCTGCGCGGATGGCTGGCCGGGATACCGCTGACCGGTGCCCCGCTGTTCCCGTCGGACCTCTCGCCCGGGGTGTGGGGGCTGCTCGGGGTGGTGGCCGGCGTACCACTGGGATCTGCGCTGGCCGCGCGGTTCGCGCTCCGGCGCGTACGGATGTCGCCGTTGGGGGTGAGCCGGCGCGTCACGCCCGGGTCTCCCCGCGCGTACCGGCTGATCCCGCTCGGGTTCGGCGTCGCGGAGCTGGCGTATTTCGTGGGCCGCCGGCCGGCCACCACCGACGGGCAGGTGCTGGCGTTCCTGCCGGGCATCCTGATGGTCATGGCCGGGCTGGTCCTTGCCGGCCCCTGGCTGACCATGGTGGCGTCGCGCCTGCTGGCCGGGCGGGCCCGGCGGCCCGCGGCGCTGATCGCGGCGCGGCGGCTGGCGGACAACCCGGCGGCCGGCTTCCGCGCGGTGAGCGGCCTGGTGCTGGCGCTGTTCGTGACCAGCGTGGCGGTCGGCATCATGGGCACCCTGGCCGCCGACGCCGACGGGTCCGACCCCGGCTCGACCCGGCTGATGGAGCTGAACTTCCGCGGGGACGGCCCGGTGGGCGCGGTTCTGCCGGCGGGTCTGACCGCAATGGCGGGGGTGCGCGGCGCTGCGGTGGTGCGCATGCCACCGGCTGCCGAACAGCCGAGCAGCGACGGTGCGTGGGTCCCGACGGCCGTGGCGTCCTGCGCGGACATCGCCCGGATCCCCGGGGCGACCCCGTGCCGGCCGGGGGCTCGCACCGCCTGGGTGTCGCCGGACCTCATCGCCACCGCGGACCACCCGTGGACCGCGCGCTACGTCACCGGCTGGCCCGCCGCGACCATCGACGAGGATCGGCTCACCGGCCTGCCGGCGGAGTCACTGGTGGTGGTGACCGACGGCACGGACGCCGCGGTCGAGAGCGCCCGCACCGCCGTCGTGAACGCCTTCCCGACCCGGTGGGGCGCCATCACCGAGGCGGAGTGGCAGGCGGACACCGTGCGGGTCTTCAAGGGGTGGAAGCGCCTGGCGAACGTGGTCGTCCTGGCGTCGCTGACGCTGGCCGGCCTGAGCCTCGCCGTCAGCGTGGCCGGTGGCCTGGCCGAACGCCGCCGCCCGTTCAGCGTGCTGCGGCTGACCGGGGTGCCGCTGGGCACGCTGCGCCGGGTGGTGGCCCTGGAGAGCGCCACCCCGCTGCTGACCGCGGCGCTGGTGGCGGTCGGTGCCGGGCTGTTGTGCGCGCACCTGTTCCTCAGGGCCCAGATGGACAGGTCGCTGCATTCGCCGGGCGGCACGTTCTATCTGGTCGTGCTGCTCGGGGTGCTGGCGTCGCTGGCCGTGATCGCCTCGACGATGCCGTTGCTGCGTCGTATCACCGGCCCGGAGGCCGCCCGCAACGACTGA
- the modA gene encoding molybdate ABC transporter substrate-binding protein gives MRRLIALGMTAVLALSGCSSSSDDDGSAAPAASGSTGAKGKLTVLAAASLTESFDLIGTQFEQLNPGVDVTFSYGGSAGLAQQITAGAPADVFAAASPATMRTVTEAGDAGGDPVTFVRNQLVIAVPKGNPKSVTSLAAMAKPDVKVALCAEQVPCGAAATKALAAAGVSITPVTQEQDVKSALAKVKLGEVDAALVYRTDAEAAAGEVDGVEFPESADAVNDYPIVALKNATNPSGASAFVTFVRSAQAQQVLAAAGFQQP, from the coding sequence ATGAGACGCCTGATAGCGCTGGGCATGACCGCCGTGCTGGCGCTCAGCGGCTGCAGCAGCAGCTCGGACGACGACGGCTCGGCAGCCCCGGCCGCCTCCGGCAGCACCGGGGCCAAGGGCAAGCTCACCGTGCTGGCGGCGGCCTCGCTGACCGAGTCGTTCGACCTCATCGGCACGCAGTTCGAGCAGCTCAACCCCGGGGTCGACGTGACCTTCTCGTACGGCGGCAGCGCCGGCCTCGCGCAGCAGATCACCGCCGGGGCGCCCGCCGACGTGTTCGCCGCCGCGAGCCCGGCCACCATGCGGACGGTCACCGAGGCCGGGGATGCCGGCGGCGACCCGGTCACCTTCGTCAGGAACCAGCTCGTCATCGCCGTACCGAAGGGCAATCCGAAGTCCGTCACCTCGCTGGCGGCGATGGCGAAGCCGGACGTCAAGGTGGCGCTCTGCGCCGAGCAGGTGCCGTGCGGTGCGGCGGCCACGAAGGCACTGGCCGCGGCCGGCGTCTCGATCACCCCGGTGACCCAGGAGCAGGACGTCAAGTCGGCACTGGCCAAGGTCAAGCTGGGTGAGGTGGACGCGGCGCTGGTCTACCGCACGGATGCCGAGGCGGCTGCGGGCGAGGTGGACGGGGTCGAGTTCCCGGAGTCCGCGGACGCCGTCAACGACTACCCGATCGTCGCGCTCAAGAACGCCACCAACCCGTCCGGGGCGAGCGCCTTCGTCACGTTCGTGCGCAGCGCCCAGGCGCAGCAGGTGCTCGCCGCCGCGGGGTTCCAGCAGCCTTGA
- a CDS encoding PrsW family intramembrane metalloprotease, with translation MRDLSRRWAWLGVLIIGLVLYVIVLRTLVRTQNPNFVPALLLLGATVVPLAFLTFAQARTGRWQVPASALVTAAFFGGVIGVVVAGTLEYDALRGLGALPMLFVALIEETAKMIVPVVLLFALLARHGRRLPSDGLVIGVASGMGFAALETMGYGFTALLSSKGNIGAVQETLFVRGLTAPAGHTAWTGLTCGALWALVATPTGKKMLAFIGTFIGAVAMHTAWDTFGGVIPFVILAIISLGWLFVALHRYRAFAEHTQWAPRGEPLTI, from the coding sequence ATGCGTGATCTCTCTCGCCGGTGGGCCTGGCTGGGTGTCCTGATCATCGGCCTGGTGCTGTACGTCATCGTGTTGCGCACGCTGGTGCGGACGCAGAACCCGAACTTCGTGCCCGCGCTGCTGCTGCTCGGGGCGACGGTGGTGCCGCTGGCGTTCCTGACCTTCGCGCAGGCCCGCACCGGGCGATGGCAGGTGCCGGCGTCCGCGCTGGTGACCGCGGCGTTCTTCGGCGGGGTCATCGGGGTGGTGGTGGCCGGGACGCTGGAGTACGACGCCCTGCGCGGGCTGGGGGCGCTGCCCATGCTGTTCGTCGCGCTGATCGAGGAGACCGCCAAGATGATCGTGCCGGTGGTCCTTCTCTTCGCGTTGCTTGCCCGGCACGGCCGGCGGCTGCCGTCGGACGGCCTGGTCATCGGGGTCGCCTCCGGCATGGGGTTCGCCGCGCTCGAGACCATGGGGTACGGGTTCACCGCGCTGCTCTCCTCGAAGGGCAACATCGGCGCCGTACAGGAGACGCTCTTCGTCCGGGGTTTGACCGCGCCGGCCGGCCACACCGCGTGGACCGGGCTCACGTGTGGCGCGCTGTGGGCGCTGGTGGCCACCCCGACCGGCAAGAAGATGCTGGCGTTCATCGGCACCTTCATCGGGGCGGTCGCCATGCACACCGCCTGGGACACGTTCGGCGGGGTGATCCCGTTCGTCATCCTGGCGATCATCAGCCTGGGCTGGCTGTTCGTGGCCCTGCACCGCTACCGTGCCTTCGCCGAGCACACCCAGTGGGCGCCGCGCGGCGAACCGCTGACTATCTGA